The Papaver somniferum cultivar HN1 chromosome 3, ASM357369v1, whole genome shotgun sequence genome includes a region encoding these proteins:
- the LOC113357326 gene encoding piezo-type mechanosensitive ion channel homolog isoform X1, protein MDNCLGGFVLPLLLLSASLLNWSLISLVDLLTFLVIQFAYKKIGFRFRRHTLFSWCIIIFSLLTLLSHAIFHIVCLILGEKWNAANSWWAQLVGFVSVQAWRTPPIYCFLVVQLLVAVAALVDAYLSRFDLPVRASSWQRFSSSIDNLGSHIRVACCLVLPAVQLVVGISHPSWISLPFFICSCVGLVDWSLTSNFLGLFRWWRPLLVYAGFNIVLLYVYQLPFEWPKMLEFVAHLVGLYKVSANTDWPQITSALSLVFFYFMLSGVKSDLEEMDFIMSMRQSSFSEPLLPSRHTFFIRESRTGVRHTNVLLSGAVFRTFSINFFTYGFPVLLVALSFWSFNFTSICAFGLLAYIGYILYAFPSLFHLHRLNGLLLVFILLWAASTYVFNVAFTYLNKLGKDMEIWETVGFWHYPIPGFFLLAQFCLGFLVAMGNLVNNSVFLYLSDEERTPMVDDTVEEKEETKVLIVATVAWGLRKCSRAISLALILLLALKPGFIHAVYMVFFLMFLLRHTVSRKIRKSLILLCEIHFALLYILRLNIISNALERKGSLAKEILTQLGLLDVVTYWDYFQIAILLFFCAVHNHGSDLLFSFSSIVHYTPCPPVGFSILKAGLNRSVLLSVYASAAARQSQVNSSHERRIATYLTAIGQKFLSMYRSLGTYIAFLTILITVYLVTPNFISFGYFFFLLFWIIGRQLVEKTKRRLWYPLKLYAIVVLVFVYILSIFPRFQTWLSEWIDLYQDLGFNPKASLMKNVWESLAVVIVMQLYSYERRQSRYLAEDHGPLESGVLGFARRLLIWHCDKILYAAIFYASLSPISFFGFLYLLGLLICSLLPKASRVPSKLFLLYTGLLVITEYLYQMWGKQAEMFPGQKYAYLSIFLGFQSFSPGFWGREYGLRGKVLVIVACSLQYNVFRWLEKTPIALINRGKWEEPCQLFISTEDPIGRVSVSDDENKPQNISILPSEKGKSITRKNSLPNIGSSASSQGLSSLTSEAGASSDTRKNRRFRFMWGSFNESHKWNKKRIFALRSERFEMQITTMKVYLKFWMENMFNLFGLEVNMITLLLASFAVLNAVSMLYIASLAACILLERRVIRKFWPVFVFCFASVLTVEYLVIWTKQTPWIQQFPGEEKINCHECWRLTNQYFDYCRNCWLGIIIDDYRMLVSYYMVFMLACLKLRADHLVSLSGSHTYRQMMSQRKNASVWRDLSFETKGMWTFIDYLRLYCYCHLLDIVLALILITGTLEYDILHLGYLGFALVFFRLRLEILKKKNSIFKFLRIYNFSLIILTLIYQSPFLGGFNEGKCGTMDYIYEMVGFYKYDYGFRITSRSALVEIVIFMLVGLQSYMFASKEFDHVCRYLEAEQIGAIVREQEKKAAWKTEQLQHIRESEEQKRQRNSQVEKMKSEMLNLQLQLHNMNTTTNHGSPTLEVEGVRRRKNSPIPNVDTHTNMSDKEGDSVVRILNSKTNAEVDPLLPLELHGSPKIKSASQSPVDSPIHEITEMPEIVELNEKPAKNSFSDLARKEKESRQSKEHPLISAVQLIGDGVSQVQTLGNQAVSNLVTFLNISPEESDMNEQSSPDDDESQKTRFAHLDRAVSLHSDDGDRTMSEAVSRQIGRIFCYIWAKMRSNNDAVCYGCFILVFLWNFSLLSMVYLAALFLYALCVHTGPSYMFWVIMLIYTEIYILLQYLYQIIIQHCGVRITWSLLPGLGFPPAPITASFVISTLPLFLVYLFTLLQSSITAKDGELVSLTEYTIFKRRMFHAEEVLVNYSLKERAQRMISVVTSFMKMVTTSICRYWKSLTQGAESPPYFVQLTMDVNMWPEDGIQPERIESRINKLLSIVHGERCKEDNPNMCHSASRVRIQSIEKSQESPKLALAVFEVVYASSSEQCMPTERYMSLTPAADVAKEIAKAQQSGLVEEMGFPYPINSVVGGGKREVDLYAYVFGTDLAVFFLVMMFYQSVIKNNSEFLDVYQLEDQFPKEFVFILMVIFFLIVLDRIIYLCSFPTGKVVYYICSIILFTYSVTVYAWNMDPLHRRAGGLALRAIYLMKAASLVLQAIQIRYGIPHQSTLYQQFLTSDVSRLNYLGFRVYRVVPFLYELRCVLDWSCTTTSLTMYDWLKLEDIYSSLYLVKCDAKLNRANHQQGQKQTKMTKFCGGICLFFVLICVIWAPMLMYSSGNPTNIANPIKEAAVQIDIKTAGGRLTLYQTTLCEKFPWETLDASVVINLDPLAYLASYNVKDIQLICCQSDASSMWLLPPTVQSRFSQSLVLDMNIVFSWVFTRERPKGKEVVKYDSLPKLPPSPAAVQKVLNGTTNSFNMSLVYPRFFRLTGSGDVRVLEQVDPSSYVNGTAVLNNGSVPWWSFHDTDARDKRSCGGLTGAMAIIVSEETPQGILGETLSKFSIWSLYITFVLAVGRFIRLQCSDLRMRIPYENLPSCDRLIAICEDIYAARAEGELEVEEVLYWTLVKIYRSPHMLLEYTKLE, encoded by the exons ATGGATAATTGTCTTGGCGGGTTTGTTTTGCCTCTTTTGCTTTTGTCAG CTTCTTTACTGAATTGGAGTTTGATCTCCCTGGTTGATTTGTTGACATTTCTTGTCATTCAGTTTGCGTATAAGAAAATAG GGTTCCGTTTTCGAAGACACACTTTGTTTTCATGGTGCATTATTATCTTCTCCTTGCTTACTCTCCTATCTCATGCAATATTTCATATTGTTTGCCTTATCTTGGGGGAGAAATGGAATGCTGCCAACTCTTGGTGGGCACAGCTCGTTGGATTTGTGAG TGTTCAAGCTTGGAGAACTCCGCCTATATATTGTTTCTTGGTCGTACAGCTACTAGTAGCTGTTGCTGCTTTGGTTGATGCATATCTAAGTAGATTTGACCTACCAGTGCGCGCTTCTTCCTGGCAGCGGTTTTCCTCATCTATTGATAATTTAG GTTCACATATCAGGGTTGCTTGCTGCTTAGTATTACCTGCTGTTCAGCTGGTTGTGGGAATTAGTCATCCCTCTTGGATTTCTTTACCATTCTTTATCTGTAGCTGTGTTGGGCTAGTGGATTGGTCTTTAACCAGCAATTTTTTGGGCTTATTTCG GTGGTGGAGGCCTCTTCTTGTGTATGCAGGGTTCAACATTGTTCTGCTTTATGTATACCAGCTCCCTTTTGAGTGGCCAAAGATGCTCGAATTTGTAGCTCATTTGGTCGGACTTTACAAAGTTTCCGCAAACACTGACTGGCCTCAAATCACTTCTGctctttctcttgtatttttctACTTCATG TTATCAGGTGTTAAATCTGACTTGGAGGAAATGGATTTTATTATGTCCATGCGACAAAGTAGCTTCTCTGAGCCACTTCTTCCTTCAAGACACACATTTTTTATTCGTGAATCAAG AACTGGTGTGAGACACACCAATGTGTTATTGTCAGGAGCGGTATTCCGTACATTTAGTATCAACTTTTTCACATATGGTTTCCCG GTTTTGTTGGTTGCTCTTTCATTTTGGAGTTTCAATTTCACAAGTATATGTGCATTTGGGTTACTTGCGTATATTGGTTATATACTATATGCCTTTCCGTCCTTGTTCCACTTGCACCGGTTGAACGGTTTGCTTCTCGTCTTCATTCTTCTCTGGGCTGCTAGTACCTATGTCTTTAATGTGGCATTCACATACCTTAACAAGCTTGGAAAG GACATGGAAATTTGGGAAACTGTTGGTTTTTGGCATTATCCTATTCCAGGATTTTTTCTTCTTGCCCAATTTTGTCTAGGATTTCTTGTTGCCATGGGTAACTTGGTGAACAATTCAGTTTTCCTTTATTTGTCCGACGAGGAAAGGACACCTATGGTTGATGATACCGTGGAAG agaaggaggagacAAAAGTGTTGATTGTAGCCACAGTAGCTTGGGGTCTTCGCAAATGCTCTCGTGCTATATCTCTGGCTttgattcttcttcttgctctgaAACCGGGGTTCATACATGCTGTATATA tggttttctttttgatgtttcTGTTGAGGCACACTGTAAGCAGAAAAATACGCAAATCCTtgattcttctgtgcgagatccATTTTGCACTGTTATACATTCTCCGGCTTAATATCATCTCCAATGCTTTGGAGCGAAAGGGGTCACTGGCAAAGGAAATCTTGACGCAGTTAG GACTCCTAGATGTTGTTACATATTGGGATTACTTCCAGATAGCCATCCTTTTATTCTTCTGTGCAGTTCACAATCATGGGTCTGACTTGCTCTTCTCGTTCTCGTCAATCGTGCATTACACCCCATGTCCACCAGTTGGTTTTAGTATCTTGAAAGCTGGTTTGAATAGATCAGTTTTATTGTCTGTGTATGCCTCCGCAGCAGCCAGACAGAGCCAAGTCAACTCTTCACATG AGAGGAGGATAGCGACATATCTTACAGCAATTGGACAAAAGTTTCTGTCAATGTACCGCTCCTTGGGAACCTATATAGCTTTCCTGACGATTCTCATCACAGTCTACCTGgtaacacctaattttatatcatttggttactttttctttcttctcttctggATCATCGGGAGGCAACTCGTAGAGAAGACAAAACGACGGCTGTGGTATCCCTTGAAACTATATGCAATAGTGGTATTAGTATTCGTCTATATCTTGAGCATTTTCCCTAGATTTCAGACATGGTTGTCTGAGTGGATAGATCTTTATCAAGATTTGGGTTTTAATCCAAAAGCATCATTGATGAAAAATGTTTGGGAATCTTTAGCTGTTGTCATTGTGATGCAACTTTATAGCTATGAAAGGAGGCAAAGTAGGTACCTAGCCGAAGATCATGGTCCACTGGAAAGTGGAGTATTAGGGTTTGCAAGGCGACTCCTAATTTGGCACTGTGATAAGATTTTATATGCTGCCATATTCTATGCCTCTTTGTCCCCAATCAGTTTCTTTGGTTTCTTGTATCTACTTGGCCTTCTAATTTGTTCGCTTTTACCCAAAGCTTCTCGAGTACCATCCAAGCTATTTCTGTTATATACAGGACTTCTGGTGATAACCGAGTATCTTTATCAGATGTGGGGTAAACAGGCTGAGATGTTTCCTGGTCAAAAGTACGCATACCTATCCATTTTCCTAGGGTTCCAGTCATTCAGTCCTGGTTTTTGGGGCCGAGAATATGGATTGAGGGGAAAAGTTCTGGTCATTGTTGCATGTTCTCTTCAGTATAATGTATTCCGCTGGCTGGAGAAGACGCCGATTGCCCTTATAAATAGGGGGAAATGGGAAGAGCCTTGTCAGCTGTTTATCTCAACAGAGGACCCTATAGGTAGAGTATCTGTTTCCGATGatgaaaataaaccacaaaatatTTCTATTTTACCATCCGAAAAAGGAAAGAGCATCACAAGGAAGAACTCTTTACCAAATATAGGCTCTAGTGCTTCTTCTCAGGGATTAAGTTCTTTAACCTCTGAAGCTGGAGCCTCATCAGACACTAGGAAGAACAGGCGATTTAGATTCATGTGGGGTAGTTTTAATGAAAGCCACAAGTGgaacaaaaaacgaatttttgctTTGAGAAGTGAGAGATTTGAAATGCAGATTACAACCATGAAAGTTTATTTGAAGTTTTGGATGGAGAATATGTTCAATCTTTTTGGCCTTGAAGTGAACATGATCACCTTACTTCTTGCGAGCTTTGCGGTTTTGAATGCGGTCTCTATGCTTTATATTGCATCCCTTGCTGCTTGTATACTTCTTGAACGCCGCGTAATTCGAAAATTCTGGCCTGTATTTGTATTCTGTTTTGCTTCTGTTCTAACTGTAGAGTACTTAGTCATATGGACGAAGCAGACACCTTGGATACAACAATTCCCTggtgaagaaaaaataaattgcCACGAGTGTTGGAGACTGACGAATCAGTATTTCGACTATTGCAGAAATTGTTGGCTTG GAATTATTATTGATGATTACCGAATGCTTGTCAGCTATTATATGGTTTTCATGCTAGCTTGCCTCAAACTTCGTGCCGATCATCTGGTCAGTTTATCTGGGTCTCACACATACCGTCAAATGATGTCTCAGCGAAAAAATGCATCAGTTTGGAGGGATCTATCATTTGAAACTAAGGGCATGTGGACTTTTATCGACTACCTGAGACTTTACTGTTACTGTCATTTACTGGATATTGTTCTCGCGTTGATTCTTATTACTGGAACACTCGAGTATGATATTTTGCACCTTGGTTACCTCGGCTTCGCTCTGGTTTTCTTCCGGTTGAGGCTTGAAattttgaaaaagaagaacagCATATTCAAGTTTTTGCGCATCTATAACTTTTCCCTCATTATTCTCACTCTCATCTATCAATCTCCTTTCTTAGGAGGTTTCAATGAAGGGAAGTGTGGAACGATGGACTACATATATGAAATGGTTGGGTTTTATAAATATGACTACGGGTTCCGGATTACTTCGAGATCTGCACTTGTAGAGATTGTCATATTCATGCTAGTTGGACTTCAATCTTACATGTTTGCCTCCAAAGAATTTGATCATGTGTGCAGATATCTTGAGGCAGAGCAAATTGGTGCCATTGTGCGCGAACAAGAGAAGAAAGCTGCATGGAAGACCGAACAATTGCAGCATATTCGTGAATCGGAAGAGCAAAAACGTCAGCGTAACTCGCAAGTGGAGAAGATGAAATCAGAGATGCTAAACCTACAACTTCAGCTTCACAACATGAACACAACTACAAACCATGGAAGCCCTACTCTTGAAGTTGAAGGtgtcagaagaagaaaaaattctccTATTCCAAATGTTGATACGCATACCAATATGTCAGATAAAGAGGGTGATAGTGTTGTCAGGATTTTGAACTCAAAAACTAATGCAGAAGTAGATCCTCTACTTCCATTAGAATTACACGGATCTCCTAAAATAAAATCTGCAAGTCAATCTCCAGTTGATTCTCCTATTCACGAGATTACTGAAATGCCTGAGATTGTGGAACTTAATGAGAAACCTGCCAAAAACTCATTTTCTGATTTGGCCAGGAAAGAGAAAGAAAGTAGGCAATCCAAGGAACACCCATTAATATCTGCAGTGCAGCTTATTGGTGATGGTGTATCTCAGGTACAAACTCTTGGAAATCAGGCAGTTTCCAATCTTGTGACCTTCTTAAACATATCCCCTGAAGAGTCGGATATGAATGAGCAATCCTCTCCAGATGATGACGAGAGTCAAAAAACAAGATTTGCTCATCTTGACCGAGCTGTTTCTCTGCATTCTGATGATGGTGACAGAACAATGTCGGAAGCCGTAAGCCGTCAAATTGGAAGGATATTCTGTTACATATGGGCCAAGATGCGCTCCAATAATGATGCTGTATGTTACGGCTGCTTCATTCTTGTGTTCCTATGGAACTTCAGTTTACTTTCAATGGTGTACCTTGCAGCTCTGTTCCTATACGCACTCTGTGTTCATACTGGACCAAGCTACATGTTCTGGGTTATTATGCTGATCTACACAGAAATATACATTCTGCTCCAATACCTGTATCAAATTATCATCCAACACTGTGGGGTGAGGATCACCTGGAGCCTACTGCCAGGTTTAGGGTTTCCTCCCGCTCCAATCACAGCTTCTTTTGTTATCAGCACATTGCCTCTCTTTCTAGTATATCTATTTACTCTTTTGCAGAGCTCCATAACTGCAAAAGATGGTGAATTGGTTTCTCTTACCGAATATACGATTTTCAAGAGAAGAATGTTCCATGCAGAAGAGGTACTTGTCAATTACAGTTTGAAGGAGAGGGCGCAGAGAATGATTTCAGTggtaacaagtttcatgaagatGGTTACTACAAGCATTTGTAGGTACTGGAAATCACTGACCCAGGGAGCAGAATCTCCACCGTACTTCGTACAGCTCACAATGGATGTTAATATGTGGCCAGAGGATGGGATTCAACCAGAGAGAATAGAATCTCGAATAAATAAGTTACTTTCAATCGTTCATGGCGAGAGGTGCAAGGAAGACAATCCTAATATGTGTCACTCTGCTAGTCGAGTTCGCATCCAGAGTATCGAAAAGAGTCAAGAGAGCCCAAAATTAGCTTTAGCTGTCTTTGAGGTAGTATATGCTTCTAGTTCGGAACAGTGCATGCCAACGGAACGGTATATGTCACTGACTCCAGCTGCTGATGTAGCGAAGGAGATTGCAAAAGCACAACAGTCGGGGCTTGTTGAAGAGATGGGATTCCCTTATCCCATAAATTCAGTGGTTGGAGGAGGCAAAAGAGAAGTTGATCTCTACGCTTATGTATTTGGTACAGATTTAGCTGTGTTCTTTCTGGTTATGATGTTTTACCAGTCCGTGATAAAAAATAACAGCGAATTTCTCGACGTTTATCAGCTTGAAGATCAATTCCCTAAGGAGTTTGTGTTTATCTTGATG GTAATCTTTTTCTTGATTGTGCTTGATCGGATTATATACCTGTGTTCATTCCCTACAGGAAAAGTTGTATACTATATCTGTAGTATTATCCTCTTTACGTACTCGGTTACTGTATATGCTTGGAACATGGATCCTTTACACCGACGAGCAGGAGGACTAGCACTTCGTGCTATCTATCTTATGAAGGCAGCTTCCCTGGTCCTGCAGGCCATCCAAATACGATATGGAATTCCTCATCAAAGTACTCTATATCAGCAGTTTTTGACGAGTGATGTTTCACGGCTAAACTATTTAGGGTTTCGTGTGTATCGTGTTGTTCCATTCCTTTATGAGTTGCGATGCGTTCTTGATTGGTCTTGCACTACCACATCTCTAACCATGTATGACTGGCTTAAG TTGGAAGATATTTATTCAAGCTTGTATCTTGTCAAATGCGATGCCAAGTTAAATAGAGCTAATCATCAACAAGGACAGAAGCAAACAAAAATGACGAAGTTTTGCGGTGGAATCTGTCTTTTCTTTGTATTGATTTGTGTTATTTGGGCAcctatgttg ATGTACAGCAGTGGAAACCCCACAAACATTGCAAATCCTATCAAAGAAGCAGCGGTTCAGATTGATATTAAGACAGCAGGTGGTAGGCTGACCCTATATCAGACGACTTTGTGCGAAAAGTTTCCATGGGAAACCCTTGATGCTTCTGTTGTTATTAATCTGGACCCACTAGCTTATCTTGCTTCATATAATGTGAAAGACATCCAACTGATCTGCTGCCAATCAGATGCAAGCTCCATGTGGCTTCTTCCACCAACAGTTCAGTCTAGGTTCTCCCAATCCCTGGTTTTGGACATGAACATTGTCTTTTCTTGGGTATTTACAAGGGAGAGGCCGAAAGGGAAGGAGGTTGTGAAGTACGATAGTCTCCCTAAGCTTCCCCCATCTCCAGCTGCAGTTCAAAAAGTGCTTAACGGTACAACAAACAGTTTCAACATGTCGCTTGTTTATCCAAGATTCTTTCGTTTGACGGGGTCTGGCGATGTGCGGGTCCTTGAACAAGTG GACCCATCCAGTTATGTCAATGGTACTGCTGTTTTGAACAATGGAAGTGTTCCCTGGTGGTCCTTCCATGATACAGATGCAAGAGATAAACGTTCCTGTGGAGGTTTGACAGGAGCCATGGCTATAATTGTATCCGAGGAAACACCGC AGGGTATTCTTGGTGAAACTCTCAGCAAGTTTAGCATCTGGAGTCTCTACATTACATTTGTCCTAGCAGTTGGTCGGTTCATAAGACTTCAATGTTCTGACCTGAGAATGAGAATACCGTATGAAAATCTTCCTTCTTGCGACAG GTTGATAGCCATATGTGAGGACATATACGCTGCAAGAGCGGAGGGTGAGCTCGAAGTTGAAGAGGTCCTTTACTGGACACTGGTGAAGATATATCGGTCCCCCCACATGCTTCTTGAGTACACGAAACTTGAATAG